A section of the Salvelinus fontinalis isolate EN_2023a chromosome 33, ASM2944872v1, whole genome shotgun sequence genome encodes:
- the LOC129832167 gene encoding zinc finger and BTB domain-containing protein 44-like isoform X2 yields MGVKTFTHSSPTHSQEMLEKLNALRNEGHLCDVTIRVQDKLFLAHKVVLACCSEFFRSKLVGRPDEEDKFVLDLHHVTVSGFTPLLEYAYTSTLSISTENIIDVLAAASYMQMFAVASTCSEFMKSSILWSAGSMGQEKPQESALGESASSHCALTPLDSSLSPVSSDCSVMERNIPVCRESRRKRKSFIMMSPGSPLKCTSLITSPQMPNPSPSSFSETTTQPVDSSLAFPWTFPFGIDRRFHPDKQPKLPESPCRLDQAGPSEVSRRLSDFLACESSIKAPLSLAGPEEDVRVKVERLSDEEVQETSSQPVSASQSSLSDQQTVPCGEQVQEDLLISPQSSSIGSIDEGITEGLPSMQSTSNAGGHAEDDERLESLQYPYHLYISPSIRPGTNAPDRPFQCPTCGVRFTRIQNLKQHMLIHSGIKPFQCDRCGKKFTRAYSLKMHRLKHEVISSCPTT; encoded by the exons ATGGGGGTAAAAACCTTTACCCACAGTTCCCCCACGCACAGTCAAGAGATGCTGGAAAAACTAAACGCCCTGCGCAACGAGGGCCACCTCTGCGACGTCACCATCCGAGTCCAGGACAAGTTGTTTCTGGCGCACAAGGTGGTGCTGGCCTGCTGCAGCGAGTTCTTCCGCTCCAAACTAGTAGGCAGGCCTGATGAAGAGGATAAGTTTGTGTTGGACTTGCACCATGTCACGGTGAGCGGCTTCACCCCTCTGCTGGAGTACGCCTacacctccaccctctccatcagcACGGAGAACATCATCGACGTTTTAGCCGCTGCCAGTTACATGCAGATGTTCGCTGTGGCGAGCACGTGCTCAGAATTCATGAAGTCCAGCATCCTCTGGAGTGCCGGGAGCATGGGGCAGGAGAAACCGCAGGAGTCGGCTCTCGGCGAGAGTGCTTCCTCCCACTGCGCCTTGACCCCATTGGACAGCAGCCTGTCACCTGTATCGTCTGACTGCAGCGTGATGGAGAGGAACATCCCTGTGTGTCGCGAGTCGCGACGCAAACGTAAGAGCTTTATCATGATGTCCCCAGGGAGCCCACTCAAATGCACCTCGCTGATCACCTCGCCGCAGATGCCCAACCCATCGCCCTCCTCCTTTTCGGAGACCACCACCCAGCCAGTGGACTCTTCCCTGGCCTTCCCGTGGACGTTCCCCTTCGGTATCGACCGGAGGTTCCACCCGGATAAGCAGCCCAAGCTTCCCGAGAGCCCATGCCGTCTGGACCAGGCAGGGCCCTCGGAGGTGAGCCGCCGGCTGAGTGACTTCCTGGCCTGTGAAAGCTCCATTAAGGCGCCGCTGTCGCTGGCAGGCCCTGAGGAGGACGTGCGTGTGAAGGTGGAGAGGCTGAGTGACGAGGAGGTTCAAGAGACGTCGTCGCAGCCCGTCAGCGCTTCCCAGAGTTCCCTGAGTGACCAGCAGACAGTACCCTGCGGCGAACAGGTCCAGGAGGACCTCCTCATCAGCCCACAGTCGTCCTCCATAG GTTCGATAGATGAGGGAATCACAGAAGGGTTGCCCTCAATGCAAAGTACATCCAATGCTGGAGGTCATGCTGAGGATGATGAAAG ATTAGAAAGCCTCCAGTACCCTTACCACTTGTACATAAGCCCTTCCATCCGCCCTGGCACTAACGCGCCTGACAGACCTTTCCAGTGCCCCACGTGTGGCGTCCGATTCACCCGCATACAGAACTTGAAGCAACATATGCTCATCCACTCTG